GGTAAATGTTATGGAAAATGATCTTTGTTGggttcttgcaaagactgccccaagaatttctgatctggtgagaaagaaactatctcaaccttcccacAGACGTTACTTTTTTgtgcatactgtcgcaaaatgcaGCAATGCAGttcactgttgttatattaagactgtgacccatactacaccatgcttcaagacaaaatgtcaatgatttgtcattagaaataaatagctcacaatctataaatacacattgattttgtgattcatcactctgCTTTCgtgatgttccatttgtaacaatgaaaatacatccgcctatcagatattgacatgaaGATGCAtcacagaagcaaaatgacagggatgaagcagcaatgaaaatcattttatgaaaaaaataaaagaaaatcattttaaggctgggggtcaccaccacatgaggaactgtatgaaagggtcgtggcatgaggaaggttgagaaccactgccctaggaggcgtggcctttttataagagacaCACTGGGGACCTCTTCCttactctctcctctctctggctGTCCCTTTAGCCTCCTGCTTGCTGAGACTCTATGCTTGCCTCCAGGAGCAGCCCCATGTGACCTGcacaaccctgagagctgtcggtGCCTGGCCACATTTCCACTGACCTTGAACCCATGAAACGCTGCATCCTCTGCAGAGGGTGTGACCGGTCTGTGCCCTTCCTGCTTCCCCTTTTCTGCATCATGGGCCCACaggtacatgagtctgaagaaagcTCTACGCTAGCTAGCCTGGGACTTGTGGACTTAagttggacggggctgggatgctttcttgataatgAGATGACTTGATGTAAAGCTTGCTTCTACCTGTATGGGTTtcactgggtttggttctctagacaTCACTGGCAGATGCTTGGACAatcaccagaactttcttcctagtcttagtctggaagttctgctgaaaccttgtCAGCATCTTAAGAACACACACGTCCCTACTGACAGAGGGTGGTGGCTGCTTGTGAGCGTCACTGCCGGGGAATTGGACTCAAGTTTTCCACATGGATGGTGAGAATTTTACCACTAAGCTACCAGCACCTTCTCTGTGACACTGAGTTACAGGCATACAATGATACCGCCACTGGATCATGTCCAGTGACAGACATGTGATCCGTGAGCACAGAGCAGAAGCCGCCAACCCAGCAGGGTGTGGGTGGTGCGCTGTGTTGCTACAATTCTGGAAGCATCACGTGCCAGCCGGGTCACCTATGGTAGATGTCTGTACTGAAATAAACTAGGAAGAGACATCTGGCAATCCATGTCTGACGACTAGCCAGTGGAAATCCCACGGATCACAGCAGAATATTGTGTGATAGAGGGCTGAGAGGGGTTGAAAGGCACGACACAACTGTCACTGCTGTGAACTGGGCACATTGGCTaggggcaggtgtggagcaggtgCTGTTTGCAAGCACACGGCCGCTCACTATactcttggaggtcaactgcttgaagactGTCTGCCCTCGAAAGCAAGCAGACCCCATTGTCTCTCCCATCctcagtagggcccactccctctgATCAAGGATCATAGTttgctcccctggagaagagctcaaagaggtcaagccaactcagagaagAACAAGgtgaggctgccatcttgactctagagcccgccCATCTTGTTCCATTCTGTTATGTGTGCCTCTAGCACCTCCCCTTCCTGTTGCGTGAACACCCCCAGCTTTCCCTCCTGTCACGTACAGGTCTCTATTACAACCCCTTCCTCTTACGTGGGAGCTTACAGGTGGCTTGCTTGAGATTACAAAAGTCTGTGAGAGAATCCGGTACCGGACTGTCTCATTCTGGTTCCGGTCATGGAAGAGGTGAGCTCTTGCATGTTTTATGATGTCGGATGTCTCTtcaatttacccctcaattacatacCCGCCCCCTTGGCCCATTCGattgtggggaggctggtcccccacagggGTTCACACAGGAGGTCCCTGTGAATTAGAGCTAGCTCAACAGCTGCAGGCAAGCTGGGCGGATGGATGCTGGGGATTTGAGGTTTGAGCTACgctgaggggggcggggggcatcaTCTGAGGGGTTCTATCCCTTCTCAGCCCCAGAGGCCTTGCTAATAGAAAATcagggggtgggggcactggACCACCTCCATTTCCCTCTGGATCGGAGCATCCCACCCTCTCCCAGAAGCTAGAACCTCAGCATGAAAACCAAAATAGCACTATTTTATTCCAAACGTGATAGCCAACTGTCCAGACAGTTcccgtccccaccccccaccccccaaaccatcCAGAGGAGGAGGGGGCCCTAAGCCTCCAGCCTTTGGACAAATATCagtgtgtccccccccccccccccccccccccccgcacacacaccctttgttTTTCCCTTCCCATCACTTATCTGTCTTGCTTCCTCTTCTCCATTGAggtagaattaactcgatggcagtgagcttctctcctgcctccccaccccctctccattTCAGCCCATAGTCTCTTCCatttttgtttccctcttttctcCTTATCTTATTCTGTTTTCTCCTGGTTTTTGCCCTTTTCCCCCTTTGCACCTTAAATCAGTCCCTGACTCTCCCCAAATCCTACGTGCCCttctctaaacacacacacataaccttaCCTTGGCTCTTTCTGCCTCCTTCCCTGGCTTGCCCCTGTCTATACCTGTCACCCAACATATCCTCTCTCAATGGAAGTCACCAGAATCCACCCTGGCCCGTACTGTCTCCCAAAGCTGTAGCATCAGGAACTCCTCAGCCGATGTCAGCTTCCCCTCTGATCCAGAGAGACTAAGTGCTGAAGAAGAGATCCACGGATGCCCCaggagctggccagagggattgGAGCGGCTTCCTTGACCTCCGTCCGCCCTGTTTAATCTTTGGGATCGAAGCATGCCCTGTTGCCCTCACCTCTGAGGTGTGTGGGCTGGGGGCCTGAGGGGTCAGGGTTCGGGGGCTCTCCCCCAGCAATCCCTGAGCAGGTCCACGTGGAATAAGGCTGCCCCGGTGAGGAGGCGTGCAGCAAAGAGGTGCCGGCAGGGCAGGTGCCTGGCGGCATGGATGGAGCAGGTGCAGCGGGTCAGGGCTCCGTCCAGGTGGAAGTCTGAGGTGCCATCCTTGAGTGCAAAGCCGGTTCCCGTGCAGTGGAAACCCCGGGTCCCATGCTGCCTGGCGAAGGCCAGCTCCTCCGCCACCAGGTCGGCCAGCTCTGGCCCACAGGCCGCTCGGAACTTGGCCAAGGGCTCCCAGTCTGCGCCCTCTTCTCCCGAGGGGCCAAGTGGCCTCTTTGGTTTCTGTGGATCGTCTCTTTCCCCGCCATCCGGCAGGTACCCTTTCCTTGCCGTGGCCCATTCTGGTTCCCCCTGGAACACAGCCCCCACCGGTGTGCTGCACACGACTCCGCTCCCCAGCCCTGGTCGCCTTTCTGCTgggtccctccaccccacccctcctcccgcaCGGCTCTTGGGATCCACAGGTCGGGCTAGGCCAGCACGGCCATTCTCCAGGCCTGGAAACGTCGTGTCCCCCAGCTGGACCACAACGATGTCCTCCAGGCCCTTGCTGACTCTCCGGGGCACTCCCTTCTCGACTCCAACCTCGGACCCTCTCCCCTGCCTCCGGGGTCCCACTGCGTCTCCATTCTCAAGCACCAGCTCCTGAAGCCTTCCCAAATGGTCGCCCCTCCAACTTCGGGCCTCCAGCCCCCTGGCCTTCTCCCCTGCCACTCGCTGCTCCGGCCAGTCTTTGGTCTTCGGACCGCTGGCCCTTTCATTTTGCCACTGGGCCCCCCTCCAGGTGTTGCCCTGTAGACCCCAGGGCCCCATATACTCACCCGGGGTTCCCCGGGCACCTGTGGTCTCCAGCGCCCTGGTCTTTCGTTCCTCCTCCTGGGCAATCCTCCGGGAATACCCTTCCAGGCCACGTAGCCCCTGCTCTTCCGGCTGGGCTGCCCTCCAGAAGTCACCTCCCAGTCCCCAGTCTTCCTCGCCCGCCACAGGGGGCCCTCTCCAGGATCTGATAGAGGACCCTCTCCCGCATTCATTCTCCCACGGGGCTGCCCCCCAGATGCTCTTGTCCAGGGCGCTTGCCTTGGGGGTCTCGAACGGCAGCCCCCTCCAGTCTCTGGGTTGCGGCTCCTGCCCCTTCTTGCCTCCTAACggcgcccctccccaccctcgaGTCTCCAGCCCTCTCACCCCCTCCTTCTCCAATGAGGTCCCTTTCCAAAGACATCCGTCGTGCTGCGCCCCGCCCGAGTCCCCTGGCCCCAAGCCCCGCATCCTCTCTGGTTGCACCAGGGGTCCCGCCCCTGGCTCGCCTTCCAGCCCCGAGGCTCCGCCATCCGGCACCTCGGGCGCTGCCTCCCCCGCGCCGTCCGTCCACTGCATGGCCACCAGGTCGCGGAGGCACTGGGCCACGCCGCGCGACGGGCTGAGGCGGCGCAGCAGGCGCCGGCGGTGGCCGCGCACCAGGGCGCACGCGTCCAGGTCGCGGGCCGCCTCGAAGGCGCGGAAGCGGACCCACATGTCGCGGCGCGGCGCCCAGTGGCGCTCGAAGTAGTCCACGAAGGCGGCCGGGCCGTGCGCGCGCAGCTCGGCCAGCGCCTCGGCGTACGCCGCGGGCGAGGCGGCGCCGGCCAGGCGGCAGAGGCGGGGCCAGAGGCCCGGGTCCTCGCGGCCGGCGCCGCCCAGCTCCTGCGCCTTGCTGAAGAGCGTCTCCAGGCCCTGCGCGCGGCAGATCTGGACGCGCGCGCCCGGCAGCAGCTGGCGCACGGCAGGCAGCTGCGCCGCCACCTCGGGCCCGGCCGTCAGGCAGCGCACGCGACCCTTGACGTCCGGCGCGCTCTGCAGCAGCGAGACCAGCGCGAAGCGCAGCAGGCTCGGCGTGCCCGGGCGCGCCACGCAGCAGGCGGCCTGGTGCGCGCGGCCCGCGCCGTCCACGCACAGGACGGCCAGCAGGTCCAGGGCGCCCTGCAGCCCGGGCAGCCGGTCCACCAGGAGCATGCGCGGGAAGCGCCGCAGCAACGCCCTGGTGCGCGAGGTCACGAAGAACACCGTCTCCACCACGGCCTGGTCCTCCACGAACACCAGCTTCACCTGCAAGAGCACAGGATGAGAGAGAGGTCACCAGGGGCCAGGATCGCCCAGGCTAGCTCCCAGGGTCTAGGTCCCACACTTTTGGAAATGGAttcccttccttcctgccttccttctactcacccacccacccattatctatccatccacccacccattcatctatctatccattcatctatccatcaatctacccatccatctactccatccatccatccatccatccatccatccatccatccatccatccatccactccatccatccatccatccatccatccatccatccatccacccacccacccatccatctactccatccatccactccatccacccacccatccatccatccatccatccatccatccatccatccatccatccatccgtgcgTTCTCTCTGTGCATGATACTCATTTGGCCTGCAGGAGGCAGTGCAGAACAATAGTTAATATCACCTAGCCAAATTGTCCAGGCTGTTAAGTGCGTGCCCTCTCATCTGGCTCTGGACCCCACTCCCGGTGATCCTCTTTATACAACAGATTGAAACCCGGGAAAACAAACTCAATGTCATCTAGTCAATgacgattcatagcaaccttataagacagggcggaactgcccctatggcgtctgacgactgtaactcttcatgggaagagGTCTCTTGAGGACCAGCTAGTAGtatcaaaccgccaaccttggggttagcagcccgatgcgcaAGCGctacgccgccagggctccttcgcaGTCTAAGCCAGCGGCACCCAAAGTGCAGTCCTGGCATCGCCTGCCAGAACCTTGCTCGCAATGCACGCCCGCAGGCCCAAGTGGCCGAGCAGAACCGCCCCACACTTAGGGTTCTCTGGGCTCTCCTCTTCCGGAAAGACAAATCGCAGGTCTCACGCTGGGAGCTGCAGCCGGCGAGGGAAGGGGTttcgaacagccaaccttttaGTTGGCAGCCGATTGCTTAACTGTTGTGCTACCAGGGCGCCTTCTGAGAGGCAGGGCAGTGGTGAgaagtggcatctctggagcccctCCTGTCTGGCTGTGTGGCTCCGGGCAACGTCCTTATCCTCCACCAGAGTGGTAAACAGATGCAAATGGAGCGCATCCTTAGGCTGGTATAAAAAGAATGGAGGCACTGAGAATCTTGCCTGGCATTcactgaggggaggggaagggaatttttaaaaaattcacggccatcaagttAATATCAATTTATAGTGACTTTacagggacagggtagaactgcccccatgtgaGTTTCCCAGGCGGGTACCCTTTAGggaggtagaaagccccatcttgctcctgaggagcagctgggggatttgaactgctgactttttgcaTACATCACAGCTCAACTCAGCAGAGGTGTTATTATGGTAATGAACATCTCTGCTCACAGTCACCTCCTCCTCCAAGTCTGTGGCTACCCCATTGATGCAAACATCCCCTCACTCGTGACACAAGGTTCTGGGTACGCGACGAGGCCACTCAAGAGGTGCCCCACTGATGCACTGGTTAAGCGCTCAACTgcacaccagaaggttggtggttcgaaccccagCTCCGATAAAGACGGCAGCCCATTAAACCAGGTGGGGCAGTTTTAGAAGAGTTGTTCTCAAtagcaggtttggtttgggggattaaagcacttgactgttgagtgaaaggttggcagttcaaaaccattagtggctccacaggaggaaggccATCTGCGTCTCTAAGGGATTACAGCCTGGAGGCACCCTGGgacaactctgtcctatagggtcactacgagttggaatggccccgatggcagtgggtttggctggtcTTTGGTTACAGGGTGACCACGAGTCAGAGTTGATTTCACAGCGATGGAGTCACGGGTGACAATGACGGTGGGAGAGACATCAATGAATGAGCTCACTTGACAAATGTTTGCTGAAGGCGTGCAGTGTGTCAGGGGCTGCCCCAGGCCCCCAAGGTATGAACCAGCCATACCTCGGAGCAGCAGGATACAGCCCATGAGGTAAAGAACGAAAAACTCACTGCgatccagtcgatgccaactcataacgaccccataggacatggtagacttcccagagactgtaactctttatgggactagaaagccctgtcttcctcccaagaagcagctggtggtgtctaactgctgaccttatggatcgcagcccaaattcataaccactacaacaGGGGTCCTGCAAGGCACAGGCAAACATAAAGCCAAGAGGGCACCAGGTGGCACCTGGTAGCATGGAGAGACTCCCTAGCTCGCTCCAGGTCACATAGGTCGTGAGCTGCAGGTCTGGGCTTTGAACTCAGGCAGCGTGGGCCCTGAGTCCATGCTCCTAACCACTGCCCTGTGGCCATCGCAAAAGAGATCAGACATCATGACTCACACCTCCCTGCTTGAGGAACGCGGTGGATGGTAGAGCCTTTGTGGAGATGGAGAAGTCATGGACCCAATGCTTTTGACTCAAttccgactcagtgaccccagaggacagagtagaaccgccctagTGTCACCGTTACCGGAGCTgaccaccaagtctttctctcacggagcaacTGGGTGAGCtcgaaccaccaatctttgggTTGGCAGTTGTGTgctgaaccactgcaccacaagggctcctgacTCCCAACCTGAGTGGCATGGTAATACATGGGGTATGCTTGTCTGTTGCCtgtttctccccccaccaccccccactaaCTGTGATGAAGCCGCTTGCCCTGTGTAGTTATTCACACTTCAGTTCATTTAAAGCAAACGGGTAAGCGGGTGAGTTTTTTGCTGTTTCTATTTCCATTgtggtgaaaaagaaaaaaaaagtgacaaGAACTAAATAAACACGAATGGATTAAGACCCAAACGAAAACTGATGAAATAGAAAAGCCAGTCTCGGGGTAGCACTCGTGCCACATCTCAAGCGATCACCCCACATATGGCCGGTGGCTTCCACGTGGGGCAGCGCGGATTCATAGAATGTTTCCGTCAACACAGAGAGTTCTACCAGGCAGCACTGTGCTAGGAGATGAATTCTCTGAGGGCAAGGCCCATATCTGTCCCTTGGTTGATGCTGAACTCCCAATGCCCGGAATCCGGTAGGCACTCAACAAAGAgtaattgaatgaatgaatgaaaagagtacatggatgggtgggtagactgatgaatgaatgaataaaagtaAGGGATGACTACATGGAgtagatggatgaatgaatggactGGGGTGAGTGGTCAGATGAATGAATTAAATGGAGTGGGGAGATGGATCATATTATGAACAAAAGGAATGCCTGCATGcatgatggatgaatgaatgaatggatagatGAGTGGATGAATGAGAGGAGTGAATAAATATTAAGGAAAGAGGGAGGAGTAGACAGGTAGAGAGAATGGAGTGGAGGGATGAATGAATGGAGTAAGTGGATATATAAATGAATGGAGTACATAGATGAGTGGGTGAATTCCTgaggaatggatggatggatggatgaagtagatgaatgaatgaataagatAAGTGGATGGATCAAAGGAGTAGAGGGATGTGTGGACAACAGAACTGAGGGATGAATGAACAGAGTGTATGAATGAGCAGGGTGGATCGATGGAATGGATGGGTGAGTGGATACATGAATGAGAgaagtggacagatggatggatgggtggacctCCAACAGGTTTGTTTCCCCCACCCTGTCTGGCCTCTCCCGAGACCCCACCTTGGCCTCGGGGTCGGTGTGGAAGAGCCCCTCCAGCACATGGAGGGCGTCCAGGACACCGTGGTCTTCGCCCTTGCAGCAGGTGAGCAGACGACGCACGTCAGCCGGAGCCACGAACTGCTTGGAGATCTTGTTGGTGGTGCGCACTGGCAAGCAAGCGTTGGCCAGCAGATGGCCCGGCCGGAAGTAGTAGGCAAACTCAACTGGGCAGGCGGGGTGCGAGTGGGTCAGCTGGCACTCGGTCACCACGAGGCGGTCCCGGAGCGGGCTCAGCTTGACGACGATGAAGGCGGGGCAGCCTGGTTGGGGGGCCCTGCGGGAGGAATGACCACCGCCCGTTGTCACGTgactccaccccccaccttttAAAGGAAGAATTGTTCTCaacacagagaaaaagaagagagagggcCTGATCTTGGACAAGTCACTCAagagtccctgtgcctccaaggagcaaaccatcgccctggggggtggggatggctcTGATCCCTGGCAACCCTGTGAATTACAAAGCAGCACTGGCCtcctccctgtcccccacccccccagcccccatggggctttcttggctgtTATTTTTATGGAAGTCATTAACTAGGCCTTTCTTTCACGGTGCCTCagggtggctttgaacagccaaccttcagATTAAAGGATGAGCACCATCCCCTTTAGAAACCCAGACACATTGCTGGAGAGTACTAATAACTGACGGGAAGGCACCCGACAATAAGCACACATAACCATAGCTTTCTCCTAGAACTGTTgtgagcattaaagaattaaCACATAGAAAGCATCGGGTCGGCCCCAAAAGAGGAAgaacatcaaggagatggatgggcccAGGCACTACAGCAGTGACCTGAAACAGAACAACggggaggatgacacaggactgggcagtggttagTTCTGTTGGATACAGGTGCAGTAAAGGCTGGCACAGACTAGATAGCCAACAATAAAGTCCCCGTGTCTGAAACGTCCTGTCTTCACCAGtccctaacccactgccattgaattgattctgattcacagtgacctgatacaggctttccgaggctataaatcttttttgtttttaatttataaatcattttattgggggctcttgcagctcttataaccatccataaaGTAATTGAATCAAacgcatttgtacattggttgccatcatcattttcaaaacattttctttctacttgagcccttggtatcagctcctcttttttcccctccctcccccatcctcccaccttcgtgaccccttgataaattataaatgatgattattttcatgttttactcTGTtcactgtctccattcacccatgtttctgttgtttgtccccctggggtgggggtatcATTGGGATCGGtttcctctccctcttctccccccaccttctccctaccctcaaggtatcactattcccattactgtccctgaggggtttatccgtgCACCAAGAGCTCTTACCTATACCAGTGCACATGTTcccatctagctggatttgtaaggtagaactggggtcatgagagtgggagtggggagagaagcattaaagaactagaggaatgtgtgtttcgtcagtgctatcaTCCTGGCTGACTTCTTCCTTCTTGTTGCCctgctgtgaggggatgtccaactgtctacagatgggctttgggtctccactcgaacccccctcatttgcatcagtataattgttttgggtcttctgacacctgatcctgtcgacatctcgtgatcacacaggctggtgggctttgttgcttccctgctagatggcggcttgtttaacttcaaacctttaagaccccagacgctatatcttttaatagccaggcaccatcagctctcctcaccacatttgcttatgcacctgctttgtcttcagcgatcatgttgggaaggtgaacatcacaaaatgccaggttattagaacaaaatgttcttgcattgagggaatacttgggtagagacccaatgtccacctgctaccttcatacttaacatttaaataatgtacatagacctatatccctatcattatatattaatattttacacatgtatgtgcctatatttatacttctataaatgtcttttgcctcctagttctttcctctatttccccttactttccgaggctgtaagtctttatgggagtagataacgTCAACTTTCCCCCAAGAGTGGGTGATAGGTCTGAACTGCAGACCACACAGTTAGCAATTCAACActttcccacagcaccaccaagtggATGAGTGTTACTGACCTCAACAATTTAAGAACAAATCATTTTAGATACTTATGCACCACCTGCTGTGCTTCAGCATCAGCAGCATCACAGGTGAGGTCCTCTTGTGACTCCTGCCCCaacctttctctcctcctccatggacagccccaagactgggtcttTGCCCTCCTTGCCTATGTTCTTATACACGCCTAAACAATAGTTCTGTTTGAAAACTCTGCACGCCTTAAAAGGTGCTCAGACTCATTCGTCATCAAGGAAACACGGATTTAAATCCCTAAGAGAGTCCCACTGCACTCCCACCAGCCTGGGTCAAATGAATGAGAGTGCCCGTGGCAAGGGTTGGTGAGGATCCGGGGCAACCAGAACGCTCATACATTATTTAATTGCTGGGTGTGTAAAATGGTTCAGtcactttggggaaaaaaatctctatTTCTGAAGACACTGAAACTGACCCCAGACTTCACctgtgacccagcaattccatccAAGGTAAATGCAAATATCTGGGCACGGAAAGACATATGCTAGGATTACCATTCATAGCAGGAGTATTCGTATCATCTTAGCCACAAGTATTTGACAAAACTGAGACGTCCAATAAGAGTGGGAAAAGACACTGGTCTATTCCTACATCATACCCATCATCAATAAGGACACTCCCTGACAAGGAGGACGAAACCCACAAATATGCTGGGTAAAAGGTGCCAGATGCAAGAACATACTTTGTGCTTCTCATTTCTATTAAGTCCACTATCGGACAAAAGTAGCCTCTGCTGTCTGAAGGCGGGTGAGTTGTTACCCTTGagtagttcatggaaaaatggaattaaaaaggagtgagagttaggttttgtgtcaacttggctgggccaggattgacAGTGGTTTGTCAGTTAAGGCCTAGTAACTTCCCATGACGTGACTTAACACAGGTAAGCAGCTCCATAGTAGGATCTACGGCGAGCAGCCAATCAGGTGTCAGAAGACTAGGGCAGGGTGCCACCTGCTTACTCAGGTCACGGCGCTGATGCCATGGAAAGGATGAGTTACCGAGGCGTGGTATGGCCCACTCTATAAGTGGACACCGTGGGTGGGAAAGCTTCCTTGCTTCTTGCTGGGTCTGGagactgcatctggctcatccacTTCCAGCTCTTTGGGTTGGAGCCAACGGCCTGCCATACTGtctgccaatcctgggagccatCAGAGGTTTGCTATCtgatctgccaaccttggattcatccacCTTGGCATCTGTGATATGCCTGCCAATCCTGGGGGTTATCAGCACCCTGAAAAAGCCTCTAACTGAACATCTGACATACACACAGCCTCCTATCTATATGTACAGATATATGGTTGGCTCTATGAGTCCACATCACCTGATCCCACAAAGGtgacagtcatggaaactcaAGGGGGGCAGTTCTCCACTCTGTTCCCCTAGGCTCTCTAGTAgtagaaatcgacttgatggtagttggTTTGGGCCTCAGGATTCCTGGTGGCGGTATGGCCACTAGCCAAAAACTTGTTGGTTCACacttaccagctgctccgtgggagaaagaggaggcagtctgcctGGGGAACcctccaagggcagttctaccctgcctttataagtcaaaattgactagCCCGACGGTAGGCTTGATTTTATTTTGGGGTCCTGGGTCTCCGTCTCCCTATCAGTAATCCAGTCACTACTAGGCCCCTTCTCAGAGATCTGGTGATGTAGTTGTtatgcagttccaaaccaccagtcacaccttgagagaaaagcgaggctttctactcccgtgaagagttacggaactgggaacccacagggacagttctaccttgtcagaaacacgtgtgtgtgttgtgggggtaCCTCTGCCCAGCCTTAATCTCCCcagcacccccagcccccagcaaaGAGGCAGCTCGGACTCACGCACCCTATGGTGGGCCGGTTGGGCGTCCGCACATCCTTGCACACCAGCCGCACGTAGCTGTACTTGAGCACGTCGATTAGCCTGTAGAGCGGGGGCGCGCTGGCCCAGGGGCAGCGCGCCAGGCGCATGGAGCTCTTGATGAGGAAGAGCGCCAACCGCTGCTGGCACCACGCATCAAAGAAGCGgctgaattcagcccaggagaagaAGGCTCGCTCTCGAAgttcctgctcttcctgccccaccgctGTGCTGGGTGGGGGATCCAGCCGCTCCATCCTCTGATGCCTGggatgggcggggggggggggggggggggggggggagacaaatGGTATCAGATGCACTCCCACCTGGTTATCCCAATTGCCCCTTCATTGTGAGTACCGCTACCCAGATGGGGTCAGGGCTCCCATTTCCAGATTAAGACCCTCCATCTCCTTCTTAAGCCATATGGCTCCCACCAGTCACTGAgtcttacagcagcggttctcaacctgtgggtcgtgaccccctttGGGAGGTCGAATGACTCTTCCACAGGAATTGCCGAATACAccctgcagatcagatatttacatgacgattcataaccatagcaac
The sequence above is drawn from the Tenrec ecaudatus isolate mTenEca1 chromosome 18, mTenEca1.hap1, whole genome shotgun sequence genome and encodes:
- the ZSWIM9 gene encoding uncharacterized protein ZSWIM9, with protein sequence MERLDPPPSTAVGQEEQELRERAFFSWAEFSRFFDAWCQQRLALFLIKSSMRLARCPWASAPPLYRLIDVLKYSYVRLVCKDVRTPNRPTIGAPQPGCPAFIVVKLSPLRDRLVVTECQLTHSHPACPVEFAYYFRPGHLLANACLPVRTTNKISKQFVAPADVRRLLTCCKGEDHGVLDALHVLEGLFHTDPEAKVKLVFVEDQAVVETVFFVTSRTRALLRRFPRMLLVDRLPGLQGALDLLAVLCVDGAGRAHQAACCVARPGTPSLLRFALVSLLQSAPDVKGRVRCLTAGPEVAAQLPAVRQLLPGARVQICRAQGLETLFSKAQELGGAGREDPGLWPRLCRLAGAASPAAYAEALAELRAHGPAAFVDYFERHWAPRRDMWVRFRAFEAARDLDACALVRGHRRRLLRRLSPSRGVAQCLRDLVAMQWTDGAGEAAPEVPDGGASGLEGEPGAGPLVQPERMRGLGPGDSGGAQHDGCLWKGTSLEKEGVRGLETRGWGGAPLGGKKGQEPQPRDWRGLPFETPKASALDKSIWGAAPWENECGRGSSIRSWRGPPVAGEEDWGLGGDFWRAAQPEEQGLRGLEGYSRRIAQEEERKTRALETTGARGTPGEYMGPWGLQGNTWRGAQWQNERASGPKTKDWPEQRVAGEKARGLEARSWRGDHLGRLQELVLENGDAVGPRRQGRGSEVGVEKGVPRRVSKGLEDIVVVQLGDTTFPGLENGRAGLARPVDPKSRAGGGVGWRDPAERRPGLGSGVVCSTPVGAVFQGEPEWATARKGYLPDGGERDDPQKPKRPLGPSGEEGADWEPLAKFRAACGPELADLVAEELAFARQHGTRGFHCTGTGFALKDGTSDFHLDGALTRCTCSIHAARHLPCRHLFAARLLTGAALFHVDLLRDCWGRAPEP